In one window of Oryza sativa Japonica Group chromosome 9, ASM3414082v1 DNA:
- the LOC4346677 gene encoding histone-lysine N-methyltransferase ASHH3, translating to MIGRYGHPPNPLLLLRPHLASFLRRLPPLRHCSLAYGLELVADPRHRRDLCLPPMPRPAKIRKKHENVFDQLIKAIKAPVDFDLPPVLKEWKSNYYVPIKRNAYITRKRVEDDGIFCSCTPSGSSATCDKDCQCGMLFSCCSSTCKCENKCANKPFQHRTLRKTKLIKTEKCGNGVVAEEDIKKGEFVIEYVGEVIDDRTCEQRLWKMKRQGDTNFYLCEVSSNMVIDATNKGNMSRFINHSCEPNTEMQKWTVEGETRVGIFALRDIKTGEELTYDYKFVQFGADQDCHCGSSNCRKMLGITKPVNSIVLHNGNLSQDQHVRKKRKTYLENCIGEIVRLWHRRHSMYLAASIYDFNERNGIHTLLFTDATIEEFDLREEDWDFLPDPDGPEEV from the exons ATGATAGGTAGGTACGGACATCCCCCAAATCCTCTTCTTCTGCTCCGACCTCACCtcgcctccttcctccgccgactccctcccctccgccattGCAGCCTCGCCTACGGCCTTGAGCTCGTCGCCgatccccgccaccgccgcgacctCTGCCTGCCCCCCATGCCTCGGCCGGCGAAAATCAGG AAAAAACATGAGAATGTGTTTGATCAATTGATCAAGGCGATAAAAGCTCCTGTGGACTTTGATCTGCCGCCTGTATTGAAAGAATGGAAGTCAAATTACTATGTGCCAATTAAGCGGA ATGCTTATATTACTCGGAAACGCGTTGAGGATGATGGCATTTTTTGTTCCTGTACCCCTTCTGGATCATCCGCAACTTGTGACAAAGATTGCCAATGCGG GATGTTGTTCTCTTGTTGTTCGTCGACCTGTAAATGTGAGAATAAATGTGCTAACAAACCGTTCCAGCATAGGACTTTGAGGaaaaccaaattaattaag ACAGAGAAATGTGGCAATGGGGTGGTAGCTGAGGAAGATATTAAAAAAGGAGAATTTGTAATCGAATATGTTGGAGAAG TTATTGATGACAGAACATGTGAGCAGAGACTATGGAAAATGAAGAGGCAGGGTGACACTAATTTCTATCTTTGTGAGGTCAGTAGTAATATGGTGATCGACGCGACCAACAAAGGAAACATGTCGCGCTTCATAAATCATAGCTGTGAGCCAAACACAGAGATGCAGAAATG GACTGTTGAGGGAGAGACCAGAGTTGGAATTTTTGCTCTTCGTGACATAAAAACGGGGGAGGAGCTGACCTATGATTACAA GTTTGTCCAATTTGGAGCTGATCAAGATTGTCACTGTGGATCTTCAAACTGTCGAAAAATGCTTGGCATCACAAAGCCTGTTAACTCAATTGTACTTCATAATGGAAATCTGTCACAAGATCAGCATGtccggaagaaaagaaagacataTTTGGAGAATTGTATTGGGGAGATTGTCCGTTTGTGGCATCGACGTCACAGCAT GTATCTCGCAGCAAGTATATATGACTTCAATGAGCGCAATGGAATACATACA TTATTGTTTACCGATGCAACTATTGAAGAATTTGATTTGAGAGAGGAAGATTGGGACTTCTTACCG GATCCAGATGGTCCTGAGGAAGTGTGA